The proteins below are encoded in one region of Knoellia sp. S7-12:
- a CDS encoding MurR/RpiR family transcriptional regulator, which translates to MADAPLLVRLRGIRPTLTPAEDRVAAQVLADARRASDLTITELALAALTSETTVLRFCKRLGLKGYPQLRLGLAAESALPREQRMSGSDISATDTIDDIIAKVASIDSSAVEETAQQLDRKALKSAADALAGATRVDIYGIGASAIVGTDLQQKLHRIGVVSFAWNDPHIALTSATLLTKKDVAIGISHSGATSETIESLAAARERGATTIAVTNFPLSLLAKSADIVLTTAARETSLRSGATASRIAALVVVDCLYIAVAQRDLPRARKAVAETRKAVAGHHLA; encoded by the coding sequence GTGGCTGACGCGCCTCTCCTCGTGCGCCTGCGCGGTATCCGACCGACGCTGACGCCTGCGGAGGATCGTGTCGCCGCGCAGGTCCTGGCCGACGCCCGGCGCGCGTCCGACCTGACGATCACCGAGTTGGCGCTGGCGGCGCTGACCTCGGAGACGACGGTGCTGCGCTTCTGCAAGCGCCTGGGGCTCAAGGGATATCCCCAGCTGCGACTCGGGCTGGCCGCCGAGTCCGCCCTGCCGCGAGAGCAGCGCATGTCCGGCAGTGACATCAGTGCGACCGACACGATCGACGACATCATCGCCAAGGTCGCCTCCATCGACTCCAGCGCCGTCGAGGAGACCGCCCAGCAGCTCGACCGCAAGGCGCTGAAGTCGGCTGCCGATGCGCTGGCGGGCGCGACCCGGGTCGACATCTATGGCATCGGTGCCAGCGCGATCGTGGGCACCGACCTGCAGCAGAAGCTGCACCGCATCGGTGTGGTCTCGTTCGCGTGGAACGACCCGCACATCGCCCTCACGAGCGCCACGCTGCTGACCAAGAAGGATGTGGCCATCGGGATATCCCACTCCGGTGCAACGAGCGAGACGATCGAGTCCCTCGCGGCCGCGCGCGAGCGAGGGGCCACGACGATCGCCGTCACGAACTTCCCGCTCTCGCTCCTCGCGAAGTCGGCGGACATCGTGCTCACGACCGCGGCTCGCGAGACGTCGCTGCGTTCGGGAGCGACGGCCAGTCGCATCGCGGCCCTCGTCGTCGTCGACTGCCTCTACATCGCCGTGGCCCAGCGCGATCTGCCCCGAGCACGCAAGGCCGTGGCAGAGACTCGCAAGGCTGTTGCCGGACACCACCTCGCGTAG
- a CDS encoding N-acetylmuramic acid 6-phosphate etherase produces the protein MAIDVRVSATTEVGVGAPTDVRVSAPTEERHPGTTEIDTASTLEILTLMNDADRTVADAVAAVLPELAVLVDHAVAAIRAGGHVHYFGAGTSGRLAVLDAAELLPTFNAPAGLFVAHHAGGSAALVNAVENVEDDVDLGRAEAATLTPHDIAIGLTASGRTPFVQGALAEARERGARTALVTANPGAELAAYADHLLAPETGPEVLTGSTRLKAGTAQKLILNAFSTAVMIRLGRTWSNLMVELVATNAKLRGRVVRILQEASGASEADARTTLEAAEGQLKPALLSLLAGVPVADAVTALSVHDDSVAAALTSLTT, from the coding sequence ATGGCCATTGACGTCCGGGTGAGTGCAACCACCGAAGTCGGGGTGGGTGCTCCCACTGATGTCCGGGTGAGTGCACCCACCGAAGAGCGCCATCCGGGCACGACCGAGATCGACACCGCGTCGACGCTCGAGATCCTCACTCTGATGAACGACGCCGACCGCACGGTGGCCGACGCTGTCGCCGCAGTCCTGCCCGAGCTCGCCGTGCTGGTCGACCACGCCGTCGCCGCAATCCGGGCCGGTGGCCACGTCCACTACTTCGGTGCCGGGACCTCCGGACGACTCGCCGTCCTCGACGCCGCCGAGCTGCTGCCGACCTTCAACGCTCCCGCAGGGCTGTTCGTCGCGCACCACGCCGGTGGCTCTGCGGCCCTGGTGAATGCGGTGGAGAACGTCGAGGACGATGTCGATCTCGGGCGCGCCGAGGCCGCCACCCTCACCCCGCACGACATCGCCATCGGCCTCACCGCGTCCGGTCGCACGCCCTTTGTCCAGGGTGCGCTCGCCGAGGCACGCGAACGAGGCGCGCGCACAGCGCTCGTGACGGCGAACCCGGGAGCCGAGCTGGCGGCATACGCCGATCATCTGTTGGCACCTGAGACCGGACCGGAAGTGCTCACCGGTTCCACCCGACTCAAGGCGGGCACCGCCCAGAAGCTCATCCTCAACGCCTTCTCGACCGCGGTGATGATCCGCCTCGGCCGCACCTGGTCCAACCTCATGGTCGAGCTCGTCGCGACCAACGCCAAGCTGCGCGGACGCGTGGTCCGGATCCTTCAGGAGGCGAGCGGCGCCAGCGAGGCCGACGCTCGGACCACCCTCGAGGCAGCCGAAGGTCAGCTCAAGCCCGCGCTTCTGTCGCTCCTCGCCGGCGTCCCCGTCGCGGACGCGGTCACCGCGCTCAGCGTTCATGACGACTCGGTCGCAGCGGCGCTCACTTCCCTGACGACCTGA
- a CDS encoding BadF/BadG/BcrA/BcrD ATPase family protein, with protein sequence MGAVVGVDVGGSGLRLQWAYAGQLSSVFTAPGAQIVERGVDVAALTADAVELLSEGGVGAATEVDIDAVCWSQRGLLFLSDPAEVVGAVVSGLGAARTAVVSDAVASLAGALGAVRPGAVVAAGTGAVAFGSDFGSKDTSIWRLVDGWGHVLGDRGSAAWVGLSGLRAGLRHHDGLPDGSERLLVEGELVFGTTSHWPRRIMTASNAPELLASFAPRVVGAAVAGDSVAQRICQEAGESLAQSLLSAAVGIASPTLVATGGLLNAEPVRAALESSVAAAGESLTPSAGGALEGALLLATMLGETGAIPRHPAYVHLS encoded by the coding sequence ATGGGTGCCGTCGTCGGCGTCGACGTGGGCGGTTCCGGACTTCGCCTGCAATGGGCGTATGCCGGTCAGCTGAGTTCCGTGTTCACCGCCCCTGGCGCTCAGATCGTCGAGCGCGGCGTGGACGTGGCAGCCCTGACGGCTGACGCGGTCGAGCTGCTGTCCGAGGGTGGTGTGGGTGCCGCGACAGAGGTCGACATCGACGCCGTGTGCTGGTCGCAGCGAGGCCTGCTCTTCCTGTCGGACCCGGCCGAGGTCGTCGGGGCCGTGGTGTCGGGCCTGGGTGCAGCGCGCACGGCCGTCGTAAGTGACGCGGTGGCCTCGCTCGCCGGTGCGTTGGGTGCAGTGCGTCCGGGTGCTGTGGTCGCGGCGGGGACGGGCGCGGTGGCGTTCGGGTCGGACTTCGGGTCGAAGGACACCTCGATCTGGCGGCTCGTCGACGGCTGGGGCCACGTCCTCGGCGACCGCGGGTCGGCCGCGTGGGTGGGGCTCTCGGGGTTGCGGGCCGGGTTGCGTCACCACGACGGGCTGCCCGACGGTTCGGAGCGGCTGCTCGTCGAGGGGGAGTTGGTCTTCGGGACGACCTCGCACTGGCCCCGCCGGATCATGACCGCCAGCAACGCCCCCGAACTGCTTGCGTCGTTCGCGCCACGTGTCGTCGGTGCCGCGGTGGCTGGTGACTCGGTCGCGCAGCGGATCTGTCAGGAGGCAGGGGAGTCGTTGGCGCAGTCGCTGCTGTCCGCGGCCGTCGGCATCGCTTCTCCCACCCTCGTGGCCACGGGCGGGTTGCTCAACGCGGAGCCGGTGCGTGCTGCGCTCGAGTCATCGGTCGCCGCTGCCGGGGAGTCCCTGACCCCGTCTGCGGGTGGTGCGCTCGAGGGCGCTCTGCTCC